In bacterium, the genomic window TTTTGTTCTCGGCAATTTCTCGCACCTGGGCTTGAGTAAGCTTGCCAACTTTATCGCGTTGGGGAACACCGGAGCCTTTTTCTAGACCCAGGGTTTTTTTGATTGAAGCAGCCACCGGCGATTTTTTGGTGATAAAAGAAAAAGTTCGGTCTTCATAAACACTAATAACCACTGGAACAATATCGCCCCTATGCTCAGCAGTTTTTTCGTTGAAGGCTTTGACGAAGTCCATCAAGGGAAGACCGTGAGGACCCAGAGCCGTACCAACTGGAGGGGCTGGGGTAGCCTCTCCGGCGGGGAGATTTAGTTTAATGTAAGTCTTAATCTTTTTAGCCATCTTTACTCTCTACAAATTTTAAGACAAAAAAAGTAGTCTACGTCTATTTTTTAGCCCTCAGTTTAACTTTTTGAACGCCATTCTAAAACACTTCTACTGTCACTCTGAACGTAGTGAAGAGTCTCGAGTGTAGGACCGTTAAGGATCAGAGATTCTTCGTTACACTCAGAATGACATTGCGAGAGGGGATTTTAGCAGATGAAACCAAGCTTGGCAACACCTAGCTAAATAGGACTAAAGTTTCGCTACTTGTAGGAAGTCTAGCTCAACTGGGGTTTCCCGGCCGAAGATTGACACCAAAACTTTGACCTTACCTTTTTCTTCGTTAATCTCATCTACAGTTCCTAAAAATTCACTGAAAGGACCATCAACGATTCTGACTGCTTCGCCAAGAGTGAAAGAAGCTTTGTAAGTCGGAGCTTCAAACTCAGAGAATTTCTTGATGGTCGTGACTTCGCTTTCGGCTAGTGGAGTAGGTTTGTTACCCGTTCCAACGAAACCAGTGACTCCTGGGGTAGAGCGGACGGTATGCCAACTCTCATCATCAAGTTTCATTCGTACTAGGATATAGCCAGGGAAAATCTTTTCTTGGAGAGTAACTTTTTTTCCTTCGCGAACTTCGATTTTTTCCTGAGTTGGAACCATGATGTCAAAGATTTTCTCTGCCATACCAGTAGCCTTAATTTTTTGCTTTAGGGTTGCGGCGACCTTGTTTTCGTGGCCTGAATAGGTGTGAATGACGTACCAATGAGTGCCAAAAGGCACTTTGACTTCCTTTTCAGCTTTTTTTTCTTCAGCTGCCTCAGTTGTTTCCTCGAGAGCTTTAATCTCCTCAACCTTGTCCTGAGTTTGGAGCTGATCGTCTTGAACTGCTTTTTTCTTTGCCATAATTTAAAAACCCTAAATTCTATAATTCTTAGTTTTAAAACACATCGACCTGACTATAAATCTTTAGTTTCTCAGCAAACAACGTCTTGATCGAGATAACTAACCTTGAATAAGGATACCAAATAATTTCGTAAACAGAAAGTCCAGGGCACCGATGAAGGCTCCCATGACTACAGTTACTACGACTACCACTGCGGTCATGCGAATAGTTTGTCCCCGAGTAGGCCAGTTTACTTTGGCAAGTTCACTGCGGACTTCGAAAAAAAAGTTAAAAACATTTTTGAACATTTTGCTGCCGCGATTCTATCACAAGTTGAGAATTAGGTAAAGATAAGCCCAAAACTTGCTCTCTTCAAGACTCAATACCTTTGATTTCGAGCAGTTTTTCGAGCCTCTCCGTCTTGCTTTGGGCTTCTTGGACAAGCTTTTCGTTTTCCGAAAAGAGTTTGTCTTGAGCTTCTAGAGCTAAGGCGTTGGCGATAGAAGCGGCAAACTGATCAGAAAGGTTTTCCAAAAAATCGCTTTCTTCCTGGCTAAACTTGATGTGGTGGTGTCCCAGCGCCAAAAGACCGAGAAGTCTGTCCTGATAGATCAAAGGGGAAATCAACAAAGAAGACAGAGAGAGGCCCCCAAGATGGGGAAGGTGTTTTTTCACGAACTCTTCATCCGCCCGAAAAGTTTTTTTATTTTTCTCTATCCAACTTGTGAGATCAGTACGTATGTTTTCGGGGTTTAGATTTTCAGCCCGAGTTTGGAGAAGGTTGTGGGCTGAGATAGTACGCCAACCCTGGTCCTGATCTGTCCTTAAAATTATCAAACCTAGATGAGCGTTGAATTCTTTGGCCACGCGTTCTAGGACTTTAGTCAGAGTCTCAGAAAGGGGTTTACGGGCCAGGGTTTCTTGATTGAGAAACCCAACTAAGTCGCTCTCAATCAAGCGTTCGTTGAGCTGCTGACCAACCGCTAAGTTTTTCTTTTCACTATCATGGATGTCGGAAACTAGGAGTAGAGCATAGAGCCCGAGGAGAAGCACTTGAGAGGCAGTCAGAAAAAAATTGGTCACACTGTCAGGAGAGACCGTCACTTTAGTTGTTCCAGTGAGAAAATGAAGGATAAGAAATTCGAGGATCAAAATAAAGATAATTAAAGTACGAATCTTGTTGGTAGTAACTAGGGAAGAAAGAAGGATGATGGTGTAGAAAAAAACAAAGGGGCTAGCTAGACCGCCGGTGATTTGGACAATAAAGCCGATAAAAGTAAGATTGATCAAGTTCAAAATAAAGTAAATGTTGGGTTTGAAGAAAGAAGTGGGCAAGAATTTATAAATCAAAAAATTGGCCATACCAGCAGCAAGAGCAAAAAACTCAAGAAAGTAGCGGTTGGTTTGAAAAAGTGGAGTAAATTGGATGATAAGGATGGCATAGGTTACCGCTGCAACGGTGGTGATACTGCTGAGACGGCGAAAACGTTGCAGCTGAAATTTATTTAGAGTTTCCTCAGCATTGCGGCGATCAAGGGCAGCGGACATAGGCTGTTTTTAATTTTAGCTCAAATGAAGGGTAAAATCTATCTTTAATGTGCTTACTCAGGGAAATACATCGAGCGGACGATTGTGTTGGTGAAATCCAATGGGAAATTGCCGTAGGCAACCAAAATTGTGAACTTCAAAATACTACCGGAAGCATTGACCATGTAAAATTCCTCGTCCCCGTTTTTGACCTTACGACACTCGCGGGCATTGCCGAAAGTGATGTCGCAAACCGAAGCAGTCGCCTTCGGATATTGGGAAGCTAAATAGCCTGAAAGAGAAATGCCAGATTTTTCTTTTCTGACTCCAAAACCACCGGAGGACTCACCAGCGGAAAACTGAAAGGTATTTGGATCGCCCTCGGAGAGCTCGATTTTGTAACTTTCTGGGTAAATGAACTTGAAATTGAGCTCGTCAAAAGAATAAATCTTAAGAGCAACTTTGGGTTTTTTGCTTGTCACATACTTTTTGGCGACATAGCCGCGAGTAGTCGCCTCAACCAAGTACCACTTGTCCTGCTCGGAAATAATCTCCATTGTGGTTCCGTTGGGTAGAGTTTGAATGAGACGGGAAGCAGTGGTAGGTTCCTCTCGAAGGTTGAGCCCATCAACTGATTTGACATAGCCCAAAGTCTTTGGTTTCTCCTCTTTTTTTGGTTGGGCTTTTGCAGACTCAGTTGCTTGCGTAGTAGATTTGTTCGAGCGGGTCTTTTTCGATTGATTAATAAAGAAAATTATACTGAGAAAAATTGCTATACCAAGGAGGATTGCCCCGAGAATTTGGACTAAGCGGTTAGTAAAAAAATTACCAGACGATTCTTTTCGCAAAGCCGGGTAAGGTGTTTGAGTTGGCGGGGTGGGTGGTGGGGAAGACTGCCTTTCCGGCACTGGTGCGGAAGCGGGGTTTTCTGCTCTGCTAGTTGGTTCCGAAGTTTCTTCCATGAGTGCAATATTAAACGGAAATCTTTTTAGAAACAAGGAGTATTTTTTGGGGAGCGTAGGCGAGGTTCGAAAATGTCGCCTACGCTGCTCCCTCTTTTCTTCTTAACGCTCGTCTTCCAGACCGGGTAAGAGTTCATTGACGAGGTTGGCCGAGAGGAACTCTTGGATCCTTGCGGGGTCGTCAGGAAAAATACCGAGGGCCTGGCGGAACTTGAAGTCAGCCATGTCGGGAGTCAGGCTTTCCAAGCTGAGAGCACCCGCGTCCTTCAGCTTCTGACCAAGTTCGTAGCGAGTCAAGATGACCCGACCGTCTTGGAAAGGTGAGAGGATAGCACAATAGACG contains:
- the rplK gene encoding 50S ribosomal protein L11, coding for MAKKIKTYIKLNLPAGEATPAPPVGTALGPHGLPLMDFVKAFNEKTAEHRGDIVPVVISVYEDRTFSFITKKSPVAASIKKTLGLEKGSGVPQRDKVGKLTQAQVREIAENKMEDMNANTVEAAMNIVAGTARSMGVDVEK
- the nusG gene encoding transcription termination/antitermination protein NusG is translated as MAKKKAVQDDQLQTQDKVEEIKALEETTEAAEEKKAEKEVKVPFGTHWYVIHTYSGHENKVAATLKQKIKATGMAEKIFDIMVPTQEKIEVREGKKVTLQEKIFPGYILVRMKLDDESWHTVRSTPGVTGFVGTGNKPTPLAESEVTTIKKFSEFEAPTYKASFTLGEAVRIVDGPFSEFLGTVDEINEEKGKVKVLVSIFGRETPVELDFLQVAKL
- the secE gene encoding preprotein translocase subunit SecE produces the protein MFKNVFNFFFEVRSELAKVNWPTRGQTIRMTAVVVVVTVVMGAFIGALDFLFTKLFGILIQG
- a CDS encoding GAF domain-containing protein — protein: MSAALDRRNAEETLNKFQLQRFRRLSSITTVAAVTYAILIIQFTPLFQTNRYFLEFFALAAGMANFLIYKFLPTSFFKPNIYFILNLINLTFIGFIVQITGGLASPFVFFYTIILLSSLVTTNKIRTLIIFILILEFLILHFLTGTTKVTVSPDSVTNFFLTASQVLLLGLYALLLVSDIHDSEKKNLAVGQQLNERLIESDLVGFLNQETLARKPLSETLTKVLERVAKEFNAHLGLIILRTDQDQGWRTISAHNLLQTRAENLNPENIRTDLTSWIEKNKKTFRADEEFVKKHLPHLGGLSLSSLLISPLIYQDRLLGLLALGHHHIKFSQEESDFLENLSDQFAASIANALALEAQDKLFSENEKLVQEAQSKTERLEKLLEIKGIES
- a CDS encoding SH3 domain-containing protein; protein product: MEETSEPTSRAENPASAPVPERQSSPPPTPPTQTPYPALRKESSGNFFTNRLVQILGAILLGIAIFLSIIFFINQSKKTRSNKSTTQATESAKAQPKKEEKPKTLGYVKSVDGLNLREEPTTASRLIQTLPNGTTMEIISEQDKWYLVEATTRGYVAKKYVTSKKPKVALKIYSFDELNFKFIYPESYKIELSEGDPNTFQFSAGESSGGFGVRKEKSGISLSGYLASQYPKATASVCDITFGNARECRKVKNGDEEFYMVNASGSILKFTILVAYGNFPLDFTNTIVRSMYFPE